ATCGATGGGTCTTCGAAACGCTCGTGTCGCGATTCGCTGCAACACGCGTCGGGCATCATCCGTCGGAGTCGCCGATTCGATCTGGAATTCCGGCCGGTTCCACTTTTTCGTTTTCGCCGACGGGTTGCTGGGCTCTTTTTCGCGACGGTCCAGTCCGCCGAAAACGAGCTCGTGTCCACGTCCGGGCCAATCGGCGATCATCGGACCTTCGACTTCGACATGGTTGATGGCCAGCCCCGGGCCCGGATAGCTGCGGACGCCCTGTTTGCGAATGTTGTATTCGTTCGTTGTCAGTCCCCAAGGCGTGATCTCGACCATGTAGCCCGGTTCCAACCAAACACGCATCTCAAACGTACTCGGCCGACCATCGGTGGACTCGATCGGCGGCAGCGATGCATACGTGTACGTCGGCTTGGTCGAACCCGGCTTAAAACTGGTGCCGCCCAATCGGAACGTGATCGGCCGGCGTGCTTGGTACGCATATCCCGTCACTCGCAAACGATACCAGCCCGCCACATCGACTTCGGTACCACGCAACATCCCAGTCGGATAACCGAAGTCCTGAAAGAAGACGACCGCACCGTCGTCGAGCTGCTTCCACACCTCGCCGATGTGCTTTTCGCCTTCGCGTGTTTCGACATAGGAAACACGAATCGACGTGCGTTCCGGCTGCGACGTCGTATCGGCGATCGCAGCGGTCAGCACCGCGTCGACGGCGGCCAGATAGCCCTGCAAATGAACCGGCGAGATCCCCAGGGCTTCGCCCACATTGTCGAATTCATGACTCAGTCCGTCTTCGGGCAACAGCCCGGTAAGATCCAAGTGAGTCCCGAACAAATCGTTCATCGTGTTTTGGTACTCGGCCCGATTCAGTCGTCGCATCACCGTTTGCGATTGCCGCCGACTGGCGGCCGTCAACGCGGGCTGGACGGCATCGACGAAGACAGCGATTTCGGACTCATCCAATGCACCGGCGTCGGCCGGTGGCATTTCGCCCGTTCGCACGCGATCGAAAATTCGCACCCACGTCCCCAGCGTTTGCGCGTCATCGAAGTTGTCATCGAAGTTGTCATCGACGAGCGACAAATCCAACCCGCCCTCGGTCACCGCTGCGGAGTGACAATCGGCGCAGTGGTCGGCAAAGAATTTGGATGCAACCGCCAACTCGCGATCATCGGCCGCGACCGTCGCTTGAATCGCTGTGAAAACGAAAACGAACAGAACCGCGAAACGCATCTAAAACTCCAAAACCATTTCGTCGGTTGCGAGCACTACTTTCGCATCGAGTCGTCGGCGAATCGATTCGACGTCCACCGGATCGTCGGAGCTCTCGATCGGGTTGATGTGAGTCAGCAGCAATGTCTTGGGATTCGACCGGGACGCGACGTCGACCACGCGGCTGGTCCAACTGTGACCGGTCTTCTTGGCCCAATCCGACGCATTGTCGCCGAAGTAGCATTCGTGCATCAATAAATCCGCGCCGTCGCTCCACACCGCATGCTCGTCGGACAAGTCGCCCGTCGTGTCGGTGGCATACACCAACCGCTTGGCTGGGCGATCACCGTCGGGTTTCCAGTCCAAACGGTACGCCACCGATCCGCCGGGATGATCTTGAGGACGCCACGCGACTTGGACATCGCGAATCGAGAACTCGCGTTTTTTGTCGATCGCGACCCACTCGGCCGACAATTGGGCGGGAAAAATCAGCTCGTGAAAGAGGTGGTTTCGGATTGCGTCGATTTTCGCTGCCTCGCCGTAGATCGTTAGCGAATCGAGCGGCCGCCCTCGCAACTTCTCGGCTTCGAACAGCACATCGAGCAAAAACGTCAATCCAAAGGTGTGATCCAAGTGTGCGTGGCTGAGCAGGACGTCCAGGTGATCGGTTTGGATCAGCGGCGCCAATCGAAACGCGCCGGTGCCACCGTCCAAGAGAATCCCGGATTCGGCAAGGAAGTAGCACGACGTATGCCGCGACGCATTGGGATGATAGCCGACAGTACCCAAACAATTCAGTCGCATCAAAAGGCACCTTGAACAAAACGATCGAATCGATCAGCAGCGACGGCTAGTGGATTCGAGCCCGCCTTGATTCGGCCAATCACATCGCTAGGGAGAATTCGCCCCCTTCGACCCGTCACCGGCGTCCCCAGTCTGACTGAAGCAGCCGACACACTCAATAACGATGGCGGGCAACAACGCCGCTTGTCAGAAAAAGGGTCACTCGATATCCTCCTTTTCTTCGATGATCAACGATCCACATGCGGATGTGGCGAAATTGGCAGACGCGCAAGATTCAGGTTCTTGTGCCCGC
The sequence above is a segment of the Rubripirellula tenax genome. Coding sequences within it:
- a CDS encoding DUF1592 domain-containing protein, whose product is MRFAVLFVFVFTAIQATVAADDRELAVASKFFADHCADCHSAAVTEGGLDLSLVDDNFDDNFDDAQTLGTWVRIFDRVRTGEMPPADAGALDESEIAVFVDAVQPALTAASRRQSQTVMRRLNRAEYQNTMNDLFGTHLDLTGLLPEDGLSHEFDNVGEALGISPVHLQGYLAAVDAVLTAAIADTTSQPERTSIRVSYVETREGEKHIGEVWKQLDDGAVVFFQDFGYPTGMLRGTEVDVAGWYRLRVTGYAYQARRPITFRLGGTSFKPGSTKPTYTYASLPPIESTDGRPSTFEMRVWLEPGYMVEITPWGLTTNEYNIRKQGVRSYPGPGLAINHVEVEGPMIADWPGRGHELVFGGLDRREKEPSNPSAKTKKWNRPEFQIESATPTDDARRVLQRIATRAFRRPIDAPQLDSYVSLFEAEMAVGESVESSLRTAIAAIFCSTDFIYFSEKVGLLDDHALAARLSYFLTRTSPDDALRASADAGELTSDPNAIVRHARRLMADERHGRFISDFADAWLNLRDMEQTSPDQKLFPEYDMFLQDSAIKETRAFVDAMFSENLPVRHVVKSDIAFLNNRLAKHYQFGLGEMETIDTPELRRVRLPADSVRGGLMTQASVLKVSANGTNTSPIVRGVWVMHRILGQTPPPPPAGIVGVEPDIRGASTLRELLDKHRDSDTCRNCHAMIDPPGFALENFNPIGGYRVRFRSLGAGDRISKQVNNRKVQYRLGPPVDASGQLLDGRRFTDFVEFRDMIARDDDTLARSLITKLLTFATGREMGFADRSMIDDLVDRSRSGGHRVGDMILWVVSSDAMRRK
- a CDS encoding MBL fold metallo-hydrolase codes for the protein MRLNCLGTVGYHPNASRHTSCYFLAESGILLDGGTGAFRLAPLIQTDHLDVLLSHAHLDHTFGLTFLLDVLFEAEKLRGRPLDSLTIYGEAAKIDAIRNHLFHELIFPAQLSAEWVAIDKKREFSIRDVQVAWRPQDHPGGSVAYRLDWKPDGDRPAKRLVYATDTTGDLSDEHAVWSDGADLLMHECYFGDNASDWAKKTGHSWTSRVVDVASRSNPKTLLLTHINPIESSDDPVDVESIRRRLDAKVVLATDEMVLEF